The Drosophila sulfurigaster albostrigata strain 15112-1811.04 chromosome 3, ASM2355843v2, whole genome shotgun sequence genomic sequence TTTCGAAAGACAACTGAAGTGTTTTCAGAAAGGTTTTTAATAGACagctattttcatttcaatgctatatatttataacgcAATAATAAGATAACAGcagtttaaattattcaacaaCTTTCGTTCCCCAACTGCACTACACAAGTCCAAATTAAAACAATGAATGACATAACTGTCAATTGCTGCAGAGTCTGAGAAGTGCAGacagaaaaaaagacaaaTGGATACTGCAGAGAGTAAATGATTGCATTATGCTCGTACTCGTAATTCAAGTGCCTGCTGGGGTCGGTCAGCAATTAGCGTAATTACCTAAGAGAATGTGCTTTGCCTGGTCAGaggagcagaagcaacagcaagagcaacagcaacagcaactgaacaAAAAAGCGCAATTCAGTGCGGTCCTGTTGTGTGGCTGTGGCACaagtttatattaaattatttttaatttttaatttttaaaggAGCTCATGAACTGGCCAACTCTCTGTGGTCACTCTTtattcctctctctctatccttCTGGTTGCAATTGTTGGTCGGTTGAGCGATGAATGGGTTTTGGCTATGGACGTGGCAGCAACTCTCGAAAAGGAGAGAGCTGATTTTTGGGTCAAGCGTGACAGTGGTCCGAGACATTATAATAACATCCATCATGCTGGACTATATTGGGATGACACCAACAACTGCTATATCTaaggcaaagcaaaggcaaaggctaACTAAGGCTGTTCGTTGGGTAAACATAACCAATTTTTGTTTACCAAAAATGCTGCCGTTTTCTTcactgttgatgttgttgttgttgttgtttttgctggtGTTGATGGTGTCGTTTAGGGGCAAATGAAAGTGGCCTTTGAGGGCCATTTGGCGTGCTGATTTGGACATGCATCTATGTCTATGTCCGAAGTATTATGTGTTtgtgcttctctctctctttgtgtatgtgtgtgtatatagaCCAATAATAAGCCATTTCGTGCACATAATTGGCAGGGGCAAACGCAAAAGTAAATAGCTATAATTAATGTATACTCGTACAACATCAACATAAATGTGACCTGAccgaaataccaaaaaaaagagccaGGAAAAGCGAAATGAACGAAAGCTTACGATACAGAGACCAAAAAAGCGGAAGCCGCAAGGCGAGAGCCACGGAAATTGTTTGTCATCGCAGCGCTCTGTCTcgctgtctttctctctctctcttacatTCTCCCTCTTTGTATAATACTTGCGCTggaaagtatgctataaaGGCTATTTCTTCATTGATACGCAAACAAGCAAGCGATTTGTAACGATATGGTATCCACACACATATCGtactatactcgtatatagACGAGAGTACATGCATGTGCTGTGTATCGTAAATGGTCGATTGTGTGCACAttctcgttttatttttatttcactttttttttgtgttgttgcgcGCACCGAAAACACCATcgaaaattggcaaaaacaaCAGGAAAATGTGTTTTGTGGGCGATGCTGTCAGTGAGGCTGATTGCGTTGACAAAATCGCATTGACAGCCACCGGCTGCCGCCAACCAGCAGCCAGCATTAAACCAGGCAGCCAGACAGCCTGACAGTCAGCCAGCGCATCCTGCGGATATTTGCAGCCTCTGCCggcggcgacagcgacgttttttttttattattttcatttttgtcgtaaaaaaaatatatgaaaattctGTGCGaattttcaatatacaaaTCTAATTTCACAAGCTGATTTTTCATACCCAAAATATCGTACGTGAAAGATCTGATGCATCattgaaattttcataaattttaatcgGATTACGAATTGTATTTCCCCACGAATAATAACATTGATTGGCACATAAAATGAACATTTTGTCAAGATTGCATTTCTCGacgttaataaattaattttctggCAAATTTGCGCAGTTTGCGCTCCATCAAAAGGTGATAACCATAGTTTAACTCACACTATTGcgatattaagtatacgcacagtTTATATACAAGTTTTACCAGCCAAATTTCCAGTCTTTTGTGCAGCTTAACTTTATATCTAGAAACTCATTACCCAAAACTCTGTTGCCCAGGCTTTGATAATGTAGTTCTTTGACGCAAATTAGATTTGCAGCCGCATTTAATTTACGTATAATTTGGCGAGACATTGAGCCAGGCCGAGAAGCTGAGAAACTTCAATCAAGCGCAaagcctttttatttttgataatagccaaaattaaatgaatgcaaaCTGTTGTGTTGTGAATTTTTTGGGCATTGCACAAAGGATGTCTCGAATTTATGCGCTCCGCTCTCTCTCGAGGGTGCCATTGTCATTGCCAAGTGGTGACAGCTGCTCCACAATTCCATTGTTGTTGGAGGTGTCATTGGcgttcctgttgttgttgttgctgttgtcggtTTCACtggtatttttgttgctgttgtcttggTTTACTTGTGCTGCCCGGAGTCTTTTGTGCCATCGCGCTCTCGCTGCGCTGACGTTTTTATTACCAAGGCTcatgaattttatttagcacgaaaaaaacagcaacaacaacaaaaataagtaaagcgAAGCCGGGCGCTGTTGCCAATTTGATGAGGCTTTTGCTCAATTTTTGgccgttttgttgttgttattattcttGGCCTTGGCTGCATCTCTCTCACATATACGCAAATGGCGTGACAGGCCACCCAAGACGGGAAATAGGAAGTGGGAGGCAGGAAACAGGAAGCCGAGCAGAAGACGACGGTGAAACTATGCGCCCAAGATTACGAAAATTGTTTACACAATGCGCCAGCGTGGCATGCGCTGCCCACAACAACtctgattaaaaaagtttcacGTTTAACCACTTGAGTTAGCAACGCTCACACACATCTTCTCTTCTCTCGCATGTGTTGACGTGCGCGTATATGtctttgggtgtgtgtgtatgtgtgtgacaTGTGGGTGTGTGTTGCGTGTGTATTAGTGCGTGGCTAGACAATCAAAACTTTTTGTTCTAGGCAGTTTCGCACAGCAACTTCAAAGTTAACCCAACGACAACTAAAATCAACCACAAAACGCACACCTAAGCGACCTCAGATTTCTCAACTCACCACACTcaccctctctgtctctctcgctctgtgtcAGATTCCTTGGTGactataaaattaatgaagcGCCGCAGCCTTCTGGTTGGCGGCCATTGCCATATCCATTGCTATTGCCACGACAGAGACATTAAAGTTGTCGCTTTCGTTGCCGTCTGTCGGCTGTTTCTCTGTTTGCTATtgacaatgttgttgttggttttacTGCCGTGCTGCCATGCCGCCTTCTCATTGCCAATgcgtatttaaatatgcacatTAAAGCTACGGCCGCTAGTCGGGATTTATGGCCTGCGGTGCTATGGGGCTCCCATTTGGGTGTGCTACCCGTTTTCTGTACTCTGTTTGTACGTTGTCGTCGTCCTCGGTTTGCGGCTAATCTCTGATGTACACTTAATTATGTGGCACGCTTGCTGATTGCCTACGATCTATGGTAGACAACGCCAACCCAACTGTAACCCTTTCGCTTGCCAGACCTCCCcaaagtttataaaatttgcaaaacataCTTAGAGAAATTGGAATTTCTGCATTGGCATATTTACTCATGCTCTGACGGTGACTTCGACTCTGACACTGACTGAGTGCAGGCATTTGAAGAGTCAAGCACTTAGTCTGGGGCTCTGGAGGTTTGTCAggtttgctgttgcatttttcGTGACTTTATCGCATATcctttgttgctttgtgtatGCCAACTAGCAACTGACAAACTGACAAACCGGGAGCCGGCAACCGGCaaatggcatttaaatttcatatagcAAATGTTGTTAGCATGCCAGCCAAAAGTATGATACattttttactatttcatTGGCTTCCTTTCCCTGCCCACCAAGAACTCCTACGGCAGTGCACACAAAttgccaaaagcaaagcgcTAAAAATTCATGACGAGGATTGGTCTTGTATGCAATATAAAGAGAGAAAGCGAGTGAGGTTGTTGAAGGGAATTAAGGAACCGTGGAGCTAAAACCCACTGCACTGCATGCAAAATTGAGTAAAAGTTCGCAGTTGCAAGTTTTTTGCCATGTGCAAAAACGTGAGCgaacgcaacaaaaaaaaaaagaagaaaataacacaacaaaaaagaaagttgCTCGAAATTGAGCAGCTGGCAAAAAGAATCGCAAAATTCTTTTAACAACTTGGCCAGCATTCCACCAATTTTACACAACGTTGCCTGATGCCAGGCTGCTGCATGCCTTCCTGTGCTCTGCTATGCTATAAAGCAATCAATTTGTACTCTTGTCGCCCCCCTCTCCACCTCCACCAACACAGTGTCAATCTGCGGGATTTGATATCGAGCAACACCTTTAACAAGAGccactcaacaaaaaaaaaaatggaataaaaacAGTTTGCGGACATCGAAGCGGCGAGGAGTTGTTCAACCGAAGCcgtaattgtttttaaacgAAACTCTTTGGGTCTGTCATTGTCCTTGAGTGAGcattaatcaatcaaattcGCTAGAAGTCGAGCCAACAAGCTATAGATAGAATGTCGTATTCTATATTTGAAACACTCACTGAAAGCATCAGCTGCAATTAGTTAATTCATTACAATTccataaaaataagaattgaCTTTCGCCTGGCGTCGTTTGAACCATGCGCTATTTACTCGTTTGACTTAACAAAGTAATATGCGCTTGTCATGCAATACAATGATTATGATTGGGCCCCAATCAAAGTGCCTCGCAATGCAAAGTGGATGAACACGAAAAACGCATTGCTCACAAAAAGACATGCGTGCTTGTGTGCGTGCCAGCTTGCTTGCTTGCGTAAAGGCaaagaaaaatttcaaattaacagCAAGGACACGACACGACCCGACACGGCAgctacataaattatatatgcatttttGATGCAATTACTGGCACTCTACAAACCAGTGTGCAGAGATTGTTAACTGTGCGACTTGCAGGCTGGCAAAGGAGTAAAAGACACGCGACACAAAACACAGTGTATGAGTTCTGTGGAGGAGAGCGGGACAGCTAGCCGTTAGGGATCCTGTGGCTAAAGTGAGATAGCTACCAAAGCTAGATAATGAGCCGCATGCATGCACATGCTAACACTAGAGTGACCAGGTCTCTTGTTACATTTGTTTTGAGGCTGATAACggagaaattaaaaacaagtcaAAGTTATTGacaaaaaaagctaaaaagtgaaaactttAACTTGAACTTGGCAACAATTGAACCGTAGCCAATCGGtgaaaatttcagaaaattcGTGCTGTCCAGCTCACAACTCGGATTCGGAGCTCGTTTActatatgattaaaaagttcgAATTAAACTTTGGGATGAACTCAAGGCGTTCAAGGGGCGTAGAGCAGCATTCCATGGtgcaaagttttaattattacaCACTTGTGACGTTCAATTTGTGCGCGATGTTGCAAGATTATAAAGTTTTTAGACTTCAATTATTTAGGAGACTTTTCTACTCGTATTGTAAgtttatgtgtatatatgtatgtcgtGAGCGCTTTTTGCGCTAATTTAGTGCAtaaaagttgttgtttgttttgtttgatttggcGTCGTGCCTAAACTCTTGAGTTTAACTGATTGTCCACAGTGCTTCTCCCCTTCCTGCCCTATCAGCTGCTCTCTGTAGCCTTTGTTTTAGTTTCAAGTTTGAGATGAAATTTAACGAGTTGTAGTTATTATGTTCAAAACGTGGATTAAAATTTGGCCTGAGATCGAAATTGAGACGGCCGAGCAGCGTCGCAGATTCGTCTATCGCACCTTCATCACATTGGGCTGCTTTCTGCTGTTGGCCCTGGTACAATGGGTGCCCATCGTATGCTTTCCAAAGTATGGTACGAGctacacacaaaaattgcTTAAGTAATTCGTGTTCCTCGCCATCCCCCCGCTTATAGAATCCTAGACGTGGTGCGACGACATGAGTCGACCTTTGTCGTGACCTTTCTAATGGCAATGCTCTTTCTCGCGGTCTTCTTGCTGAGCGATCAAATACGCTACATGCCGTGTGTGAGTTGGGTGCTTGTCATTCTCGTTGTGGAGTGTGAGATCGTGGCTCTGTCGCTGCTGGAAGTGGAGTCGAGTATTATGTATCTGGTGATTGGTTTATTGGTCGCCATGATTGTCATGGTCTTTGCCATTGTGCTGGCCCTGCTCTTGCCGGTAAGTCGAAAGTGTCCagtgtgattgctgctgcactATCTTAATCTTCCGACTGCATGCAGCATGACCTCACCAAGAGTATGAATTTCATGTTTACCGTCTCCTTTTTCACCCTGCTGCTGAGCATCTATGTGGTCGTCTTCTTGGGCATCCTACGGCTGAGCTGGCCTTTCTTCGTTTACGCTGCAATCATcgtgctgatgctgttgcccGTAAGGCTGCCTCACTTTTGTCACACTTTTGCCTTTTAGCTAACCACACTAGTCCTTCACCTATCACATATCACACAATATGACCATATCATTcacacccacccacacacacacacatttgcacacACTTGCTTCGtaccacttgccacttgccactttcAGGTCGTTGTGTATCACACACAGAGTATTCTGGGCGTTGGCGGTCTGCGTACGAGCCTGAAGGATGACAAGCTTGCCGCGTTGCTATTGTTTACTGATTTTCTGGCCTTGTTTATGCTAACCTTCTACTGGCGTCCCACCCGTGGCGACAAACAATAAATGTCATGTTTAGCTatagtgtttttttgttttgtttctattCAAGCTCACTCCCTTCCAAACATGCGTCCATCCGCTTGCTATAGATGAACGGCATCCGCTGCGTTCGGCAGCCTGTGGGTCCTAGTATATGCAGCATTATGTGATCTTTGCATTCAATGTTTCCATCTTCATTGCAGTCCCTGGCATAGTGCTCGTTGTAGCCTCGCACAATTTCTGATCCACACTCCGGATCCAGAGCGCAACTCTCATAGTCTGCAAAGAATCGGGTTAATAGTCATCCCAAAAATTCGATCATTTCTCATTACCTTGGCTGACATTTATGCCCGGAAGGCGCAATGCATCCTGCCAGTAAAGCTTGGAGATGCCATAAGTTCCACACTTATTTTCGCCGCACAGAGACCTATTTAGCGTACTTGTATACGCAATGCACTTCAGGCACTCACTCCAGGCATCAAGTGGCTCTTGGATGTAGGATTCTACAAAgtgaaaaaacattttattaatatcgATTAACTcaatgatttattttgaaagcatttatatattttgcagcAATCAATTTGCTAAATGCAAAGACATTAATATATGTTGATgacaatttataataattaaatgatcTAAACTTCAGTCAATCACGAACTTGTGACACTAAAACATATATGTacgaaaatttcaatttctgtttGTCAGTCAATTTAatctcatttaaataatagttagtttcattcaattcatttttgcCTTTTCAATAATGTTTTAGCtagcaattttaaaatacacattATTTATTCACTATATACTCGTACACAATTTGTTTTGcgtatttcaaatatgaatttgaTAAGGAAATAACCGCATGCTGTGCGATATAACTGCTCCCACTTACCTATAGTTGGAGTCATTGTGTCATTCCAGAAAATTGTTGGCGGCTCCACTTCCTCCTTGCCCCAATTCATGCGTCCGAAGTGATTCTTTTGCTGCAGGTGCATAAAAATGGCACCCACAATGAGCATCAGTGATAGAAAAATGGCTGCCGAGCTCAGCAAACTTTTGATGCGAAACTTGCTCTTGCCCATTCTTCGAACTTCCTCCTCTGGCGGTCCATTGAGCAGTTCGGCATAAGCAACTGCTGGCTGGGCACCAGCAGGCTCAATGAACACCGGCTGAATCTCAATCACAGCTTGAGTTGTGGGCTGTGCCGCACTTCCATTTGGAATCGTGGTCATCGCTGGGACAGCAAAAACTAAGCTAATCGCAATGCTACTTAATTAATCGCTTGTCAGCGCTCAACTGGTCGCCTTTCCAGCATCTTCTCAGGTACTAAGCGATAACCCCACGGAATACACttacatacacgcacacagacatCGCTTGAGCTGAACAAAGCGCTGAATGTTTTGCTCGCTTTGGCGTGTAATTCATGCTTGAcagtttgtgtttttatacccgctacccatagattagaagagtattatagctttgtgtATGTAACAAGCAATATAAGGCACCCCATAAAGTGTATATCTTCTTGGCGATATATCCATGTCTATCTAGATCTCAGGAACgttaagagatagagctattaTTTTGACAGCATGTGTTATTTTGCACGCTAAACTagtttgttttagattttagTACCGCTTACTTCCGGCATAAACGCTGTAGATATCGTATCGTGACTTTAGCTTAGAAATTACgctattagatttttttgacTTCGGGCTTAAATTGCTTTggttttgtataatttattctctatagtatattttgaatgtaatagtatatcgatataccaaataaagtcaTTAGTTTTAGTAATTTTTCGGTAAATTCATTTTGGGAATAATACTGTgctgatttgcttttattgaaaattcgTTGTGGGTATTTAAAAGCCGAGCACCATTGAATGTAACTTGCATTCTTCTTGTTTCAATGCTTTggtcgctctctttctctctttttgctctctttttttccttATCTCGATGCCAGCTGCTGGCTGTCAATTGAAACCCGCAAATCATGCTCCACAATTTTTGGCTATCTTCGATTTCTCTGCGTTCAGTGTGCGGCAACTGTTGGTAGTCAGTGTTTCGCATGCTTTATGCGTTCAGATTGAGTGTCGATTGCATTTTCCACTCACACATTACACGTGTGTCATCTGGAAGAGATATGAACTAGAAATGCGAGTAGCAATGGAACTGCCAATGGCGTCCAGAAGGAAGCGTACGCATCTTGCATACTTATAAGCACCCGTTATAAGCAAATATGAGAAATGGTTTGGCAcataacaaaacaagtaaaaacgGCAGTTTATTCACTTCAAGAACATGTGTTAGAAGCAGCGGAGAAGCGTGCAAATTCAGTTGACACTTGTTAATGGAATAGATCCATAAAATTATGATATTGATCACATAACATATACGTTTATCAGTAATTTTCTTGACTCTTAAACAAAGCAATGGTGTAGTTGTAAACCGCGTTATTatgaattaattgaaaacatgATTTTTGTAGCCCCCCTGGCGATAAAGTTTGTTATAGATTATCTCATAATCTGTGTAGCGGTCTTTGTAAAAGGTGTCATTCCCAAAGTGATGCAATACATCCTGCCGGTGAAGTTTTAAGATGTCGTGCTTGCCATACTCTGGTTTGCTATTGTTTCACAAATGCCTATCCACTGTGATTCCAATGCTGGTTGCACAAGTTGCATAattgattacattttaatatcgatttcaagcaattgaaataaattaattcttCGTTAATTGAAAGCATTGATTATTTAAACGGTGACCTCGTTGATTAAAtcattgttgtttaatttatttataatttaattatatttattttaagttaatcacagtatattaatacaagaaagaaagaactTCATCAATAtggaataaatataattttttttagtgacataaattcactttaataatcgaataagaatattttatgaaCTATCAGCAAGTCTTGTCAGTTtaccatatttatttattgaattatccATTCGTGAATGCGTTTCAGTaagtatctttgtatcttATTAATTCGCTTTGCTTAATTGGCTATAACAGATATCCAAGATTAACATGatcgcaaaaaaaatttacagcAATACATAGTAAAATTATGCAAGAACTCTTCATGCATAGCTTCCGCCGCTTAACTGGCGTCACATGCCCGAGTTTGATATAGTAAGCAGGCGCAACATCCgtcacaatttcaatttcacgTTGCGAAACCCAATCGCCATGTTAGTTAAGCGTATTATATGCACTCCCTTGTACAAACACAGTTTTGAATTCagctgtattatttttttcttctttttagcATGCTTTGGAGAAGCTTTGTATTGGGTTGCTCATGAGACAGTGATGAAGAAATTGTTCCTTcatgtttatttattcttgCTTGTTAAGTTTTactcatttgtatttttgctcaATTGTTCAATTCTGCAAATGGTAAAGTGAACATGGGAGCAACTGAGTAAATTAGTTATGAGGGAGTTGactcataaaaaaaagagaacacgtgaatatgaattgaaaaaatcatttttgcaGCACACTTAATTTGAGAAAATCCCCAAATTAAGGATGATGATTTACTGAGTTAAAATAGTTCTCACTTTTTGTAACGCTGGTTTGTTTATTGGTTCACATCGATAAAACGTTCATTTCGTTCTCCAACAAAATGACTTATctgtaaaatatgtatatattttccatatgctgtataataataatttgctgAAATTGTTATccaaatgtaataaatattttgactttgtttattttaaaatattttcttatcaGTACTTGCTTGTACAAAaactttttatgtatttaatactaataatgtatgtatttaatattaataataataatttgtgatatgttttttttattcatttatttgaagaCCA encodes the following:
- the LOC133843885 gene encoding uncharacterized protein LOC133843885 isoform X2, with the translated sequence MFKTWIKIWPEIEIETAEQRRRFVYRTFITLGCFLLLALVQWVPIVCFPKILDVVRRHESTFVVTFLMAMLFLAVFLLSDQIRYMPCVSWVLVILVVECEIVALSLLEVESSIMYLVIGLLVAMIVMVFAIVLALLLPHDLTKSMNFMFTVSFFTLLLSIYVVVFLGILRLSWPFFVYAAIIVLMLLPVVVYHTQSILGVGGLRTSLKDDKLAALLLFTDFLALFMLTFYWRPTRGDKQ
- the LOC133843885 gene encoding uncharacterized protein LOC133843885 isoform X1 produces the protein MFKTWIKIWPEIEIETAEQRRRFVYRTFITLGCFLLLALVQWVPIVCFPKILDVVRRHESTFVVTFLMAMLFLAVFLLSDQIRYMPCVSWVLVILVVECEIVALSLLEVESSIMYLVIGLLVAMIVMVFAIVLALLLPHDLTKSMNFMFTVSFFTLLLSIYVVVFLGILRLSWPFFVYAAIIVLMLLPSFTYHISHNMTISFTPTHTHTHLHTLASYHLPLATFRSLCITHRVFWALAVCVRA
- the LOC133843886 gene encoding uncharacterized protein LOC133843886 yields the protein MTTIPNGSAAQPTTQAVIEIQPVFIEPAGAQPAVAYAELLNGPPEEEVRRMGKSKFRIKSLLSSAAIFLSLMLIVGAIFMHLQQKNHFGRMNWGKEEVEPPTIFWNDTMTPTIESYIQEPLDAWSECLKCIAYTSTLNRSLCGENKCGTYGISKLYWQDALRLPGINVSQDYESCALDPECGSEIVRGYNEHYARDCNEDGNIECKDHIMLHILGPTGCRTQRMPFIYSKRMDACLEGSELE